A region from the Wolbachia endosymbiont of Folsomia candida genome encodes:
- a CDS encoding integrase core domain-containing protein produces the protein MRELGMRRNTEDKTLERNYQSKWRFLIKEYEQTKAKKHPFYRFVGDFYHANGINRQTFCKYYNRYRNSGLEKEFLPRKRGPRWESRRTDIEIEKAVIEERKKGINKYEICAILAKKLGNKTPSPSGIYNIIKRAGMNKLSTKEKEVKRKIIREKAGELAHIDCHYLSKDMIINESKRYYLVCVIDDASRIAWAEVLENIQSLNVMFAVLRCFNYIKQSYSIQFKEVMTDNGPEFASRSNLDGHPFERMLVEIGLKHLYTRPYRPQTNGKVERFWRTLNDDLIEGTTFETVQEFKDELFRYLIYYNEHRPHQALGGITPLSFLQNLSMN, from the coding sequence TTGAGGGAGTTAGGTATGAGAAGAAACACAGAAGATAAAACTTTAGAGAGAAATTACCAAAGTAAATGGAGATTTTTGATCAAAGAATATGAGCAAACAAAGGCAAAAAAGCATCCATTTTATAGATTTGTAGGCGATTTTTATCACGCTAATGGAATCAACAGACAAACATTCTGTAAATATTATAATAGGTATAGAAATAGCGGATTAGAAAAAGAGTTTTTACCAAGAAAAAGAGGTCCAAGATGGGAAAGTAGAAGAACAGATATTGAAATAGAAAAAGCAGTTATAGAGGAGCGGAAAAAAGGGATAAATAAATATGAAATTTGTGCTATACTAGCAAAAAAGTTGGGCAACAAAACACCTTCTCCATCTGGTATATATAATATTATTAAGAGAGCCGGCATGAATAAGTTGAGCACAAAAGAAAAAGAGGTGAAGAGAAAGATAATCAGGGAAAAAGCTGGAGAACTGGCGCATATAGACTGTCATTATTTGAGTAAAGATATGATAATAAATGAGAGCAAAAGATACTATTTAGTGTGTGTAATAGACGATGCAAGCCGTATAGCATGGGCAGAAGTTTTAGAAAATATTCAGAGTCTGAATGTAATGTTTGCAGTGCTCAGATGTTTTAATTATATAAAGCAAAGTTACAGTATTCAGTTCAAAGAAGTAATGACAGACAATGGACCAGAGTTTGCATCAAGAAGTAATTTGGATGGACATCCATTTGAAAGAATGTTAGTTGAAATTGGCTTAAAGCATTTATATACAAGGCCATATAGACCACAAACAAATGGCAAAGTAGAGCGCTTTTGGCGGACTTTAAATGATGATTTGATTGAGGGAACAACGTTTGAGACCGTTCAAGAATTTAAGGATGAATTGTTTAGATATTTAATTTATTACAATGAACACAGGCCGCATCAAGCTCTTGGAGGTATTACTCCTTTGAGCTTTTTGCAAAATTTGTCAATGAATTAG
- a CDS encoding leucyl aminopeptidase, whose product MKIKISKISSDFKTVVTGLFEGSETISDCGVLQGKQIVDNIKQFSDFNGSFGEFSSITLSEGKNAIVVGLGKKDEWNENKALNIGGKVYCELNRLKIKQAAVLVEDSGEITANIAYGAFLRSFKFDKYKTKKDEKITEIEEITVLAKDDQLNSAEKLFERLRQEGEGIFLARSFVTEPPNILYPESYADSIKSELTKLGLEVEVLDKKQMEKENMGALLGVAQGSSKEPKLVIIKWNGADKEQKPVAFVGKGITFDTGGISLKPSRGMESMKYDMAGSAAVVGVMHALAGRKAKVNAIGVVALAENAVGGNAQRPSDVVTSMSGQTIEVLNTDAEGRLILADALWYTQKRFSPKFMIDLATLTGAIVVALGNNEYAGLFSNNDELSNHLIDAGNEVNEKLWRFPMNEAYDKIIDSPIADVQNIAPAGSGGDSIMAAQFLQRFVNDTCWAHLDIAGSAWHEKGTDICPRGAVGFGVRLLNKLVEKYYEAK is encoded by the coding sequence ATGAAGATCAAAATTTCTAAGATTTCATCTGATTTTAAAACAGTAGTCACAGGTTTGTTTGAAGGAAGTGAAACCATAAGTGACTGTGGAGTTTTGCAAGGAAAGCAGATTGTAGATAATATAAAGCAATTCAGTGACTTTAATGGAAGTTTTGGTGAGTTTTCTTCTATCACTTTATCAGAAGGAAAAAACGCTATAGTAGTTGGACTTGGCAAAAAAGATGAATGGAATGAAAATAAAGCATTAAACATTGGTGGTAAAGTATATTGCGAGCTGAATAGATTGAAAATTAAACAAGCTGCAGTTTTGGTTGAGGATAGTGGGGAAATTACAGCAAATATTGCATATGGTGCGTTTTTACGTAGCTTTAAGTTTGATAAATACAAGACTAAAAAGGATGAAAAAATCACAGAGATAGAAGAAATTACAGTATTAGCAAAAGATGATCAATTAAACAGCGCTGAAAAATTATTTGAACGCCTAAGGCAAGAAGGTGAAGGCATATTCCTCGCGCGTTCTTTTGTTACAGAACCTCCTAATATTCTATATCCAGAATCTTATGCTGATAGTATTAAAAGCGAACTTACTAAATTAGGACTTGAAGTTGAAGTCCTGGATAAAAAGCAAATGGAAAAAGAAAATATGGGTGCTTTGCTTGGAGTAGCACAAGGAAGTAGTAAAGAACCGAAATTAGTAATCATAAAGTGGAATGGAGCTGATAAAGAACAAAAACCAGTTGCTTTTGTTGGAAAAGGTATAACGTTTGACACTGGAGGTATATCACTGAAACCTTCGCGCGGTATGGAATCAATGAAATATGATATGGCAGGTTCTGCTGCTGTGGTTGGCGTTATGCACGCTTTGGCGGGACGAAAAGCAAAAGTAAATGCTATTGGTGTGGTTGCGCTTGCAGAAAATGCTGTGGGTGGTAATGCTCAAAGACCAAGCGATGTAGTCACTTCAATGTCTGGGCAGACAATAGAAGTATTAAACACTGATGCGGAAGGAAGGTTAATACTTGCGGATGCTCTTTGGTATACACAAAAGAGATTTTCACCGAAATTTATGATTGATCTTGCAACTTTAACTGGAGCTATTGTTGTTGCACTTGGTAATAACGAATATGCTGGTCTTTTTTCAAATAATGACGAATTATCTAATCACCTGATTGATGCAGGAAATGAAGTAAATGAAAAATTATGGCGTTTTCCTATGAATGAAGCGTATGATAAAATAATCGATTCACCAATTGCTGATGTGCAAAATATTGCTCCTGCAGGATCTGGGGGGGATAGCATAATGGCTGCACAGTTTTTACAACGTTTTGTAAATGATACTTGTTGGGCACATTTGGATATCGCAGGTTCTGCATGGCATGAAAAAGGTACTGACATTTGTCCAAGAGGAGCGGTGGGATTTGGTGTCAGATTACTTAATAAACTGGTTGAAAAATATTACGAAGCAAAATAG
- a CDS encoding quinone oxidoreductase family protein has protein sequence MVKTVLIKKTGGPEVLELVNRDIGEPKGEEVLVRHTVIGLNRYDVEHREGIRKIKDLPAVLGMEAVGVVERLGRKIGDGLKIGDRVAYCTAPPGAYCEKRIIHQKYLIKVPDEIPDEVVAAVLFKGMTAHYLINQSYKIKPGAFVLVHGANGGLGQIICQWAKNKKGIVIGSVSSDEKMKTALQNGCTYAINHNDKDFVSKIMEITQDKGVGAVYDPIGYTTGKVSFESLCRFGIYVSYGQISGSAPVSFSLLSSRSLFATGTSIYHYKRHRFTLVLTAMEIFEMLRKKLLTVRINKRYKFDEIIQAHHDMENRKVSGLNVIKIS, from the coding sequence ATGGTTAAAACTGTACTCATCAAAAAGACTGGAGGACCAGAAGTATTAGAGCTTGTAAATAGAGATATAGGCGAGCCAAAAGGTGAAGAGGTTTTAGTACGTCATACAGTTATTGGCTTGAATCGTTATGACGTTGAGCATAGGGAAGGTATCCGTAAAATTAAAGACCTACCTGCAGTTCTTGGAATGGAAGCAGTTGGCGTTGTTGAGAGGCTTGGTAGAAAAATAGGTGATGGTTTAAAAATCGGAGATAGGGTTGCATACTGCACTGCTCCACCAGGTGCGTATTGTGAGAAGCGTATTATACACCAGAAATATCTGATAAAAGTTCCAGATGAAATACCGGATGAAGTGGTGGCTGCAGTGCTGTTTAAAGGTATGACAGCGCACTATTTAATTAACCAGTCTTATAAAATAAAACCTGGTGCTTTTGTGCTAGTTCATGGGGCTAACGGTGGTTTAGGGCAAATAATATGTCAATGGGCAAAGAATAAAAAGGGCATAGTGATAGGCTCTGTAAGCTCTGACGAAAAAATGAAGACAGCTTTACAAAATGGCTGCACATATGCAATAAACCATAATGATAAAGACTTCGTTTCTAAAATTATGGAGATCACACAGGATAAAGGGGTAGGGGCCGTGTATGATCCTATAGGTTACACTACAGGCAAAGTTTCTTTTGAATCTTTATGCAGGTTTGGAATATATGTTTCCTATGGACAAATATCAGGTAGCGCTCCTGTGAGTTTTTCTTTACTTAGTTCACGTTCATTATTTGCAACTGGAACTTCAATATATCATTACAAGCGTCATAGGTTCACATTGGTGCTGACAGCAATGGAAATCTTTGAAATGCTGAGAAAAAAACTCTTAACTGTACGGATTAATAAAAGGTATAAATTTGATGAAATAATTCAAGCTCACCATGATATGGAAAATAGAAAAGTGAGTGGATTAAACGTCATTAAGATTTCTTAA